A region from the Pseudomonas sp. KU26590 genome encodes:
- a CDS encoding STAS domain-containing protein yields MPITIETLDDSTCVSIDAELTIYTVADLAAALLPQMGGAPRLMLDLSQVTEMDGAGLQLLAVIQREADNAGTALSVTGQSVAVTQALELCRKAGP; encoded by the coding sequence ATGCCGATCACCATCGAAACACTCGACGACAGCACCTGCGTCAGCATTGACGCAGAGCTCACGATCTACACCGTCGCCGATCTGGCGGCCGCCCTGTTGCCGCAGATGGGTGGCGCGCCACGTCTGATGCTAGACCTCTCGCAGGTCACAGAAATGGATGGCGCGGGGCTGCAGTTGCTCGCGGTCATCCAGCGTGAAGCCGACAACGCTGGTACAGCGCTGAGCGTTACCGGCCAGAGCGTGGCGGTCACGCAGGCCCTTGAGCTGTGTCGCAAAGCGGGCCCATAG
- a CDS encoding response regulator, whose amino-acid sequence MAKNVLVVDDSSSVRQVVGIALKSAGYDVIEACDGKDALGKLTGQKVHLIISDVNMPNMDGITFVKEVKKLASYKFTPIIMLTTESQESKKAEGQAAGAKAWVVKPFQPAQMLAAVSKLILP is encoded by the coding sequence ATGGCGAAGAATGTATTAGTGGTCGACGACTCCAGCAGCGTGCGGCAAGTGGTAGGCATTGCTTTGAAAAGCGCCGGTTACGACGTGATCGAGGCGTGCGATGGCAAGGATGCGCTGGGCAAGCTCACCGGGCAGAAAGTGCACCTGATCATCAGCGACGTGAACATGCCAAACATGGATGGCATCACCTTCGTCAAGGAGGTCAAGAAACTGGCCAGCTACAAGTTCACCCCGATCATCATGCTGACCACCGAGTCCCAGGAGTCGAAGAAGGCCGAGGGCCAGGCGGCGGGTGCCAAGGCGTGGGTGGTCAAGCCGTTTCAGCCCGCGCAAATGCTGGCAGCGGTGTCGAAACTGATCCTGCCCTGA